In Candidatus Paceibacterota bacterium, a single genomic region encodes these proteins:
- a CDS encoding class I SAM-dependent methyltransferase — protein sequence MQYKNPVDVKSSYRENDIGHTFYDLVLKYKPKKIVEFGVLYGYSSIAMAMALDEIGEGHIYANDLFEDYPYNHSTIPETQANIDRYGLSSYITLSKKDFKEWLKQPEDFDLLHVDVSNHGDTIESLYEAVKDRVDLGAIVLFEGGAGGERNEIPWMVKYGFPKITDTKVPYEVIDEKFPSLSMIKKV from the coding sequence ATGCAATACAAAAATCCAGTTGACGTAAAATCCTCGTACAGAGAAAACGATATTGGGCACACTTTTTATGATTTGGTTTTGAAATACAAACCCAAAAAAATCGTCGAGTTCGGTGTCCTTTATGGTTATTCTTCTATAGCCATGGCCATGGCACTCGACGAGATCGGTGAAGGACATATTTATGCTAACGATCTTTTTGAAGATTACCCCTACAATCACTCGACGATCCCTGAAACACAAGCAAATATAGATCGCTACGGTCTTTCAAGTTATATTACTTTATCAAAAAAGGATTTTAAGGAGTGGTTGAAACAGCCGGAAGATTTTGACCTTCTTCATGTGGATGTATCAAACCATGGCGACACTATAGAAAGTTTGTACGAGGCAGTGAAAGATCGTGTTGATCTTGGCGCGATTGTCCTTTTTGAAGGAGGGGCGGGAGGAGAACGGAATGAAATCCCATGGATGGTAAAATATGGTTTTCCGAAAATAACTGATACAAAAGTGCCCTACGAAGTAATAGATGAAAAGTTCCCCTCATTGTCAATGATTAAAAAAGTATGA
- a CDS encoding DegT/DnrJ/EryC1/StrS family aminotransferase, with amino-acid sequence MRKIGLFKSYISLRSIWNVCILLFKSNHGAYIGEGPQVKAFEKEFGEKFADQLNCENIVALNSGTSALELAYELADIGEGDEVVTPVMTAVATNLPLLHRKAKIVFADVGDDLNMSVDDVRSKITSKTKAIVFVHFGGNNRGLKELVELAKEKNLILIEDAAQAVGSDFWGKADFTCVSLQAIKTLTSGDGGFLVCKDKNLCDKAKRLRWFGYNRELKQKIGDTDIVEAGYKYHMSDITASIGRGNLQSIDRIIHHRKKLVEEYRKNGIQAHIWLATVYSKKRDELIKFLKENGVSSGTHHYRNDKYTVFGGKADLPNMDRLENEYLFLPLHHGVTVEDVRKICGFVSSMF; translated from the coding sequence ATGAGAAAAATAGGTCTGTTTAAATCATATATCTCACTCCGTTCCATTTGGAATGTTTGTATTTTACTCTTCAAATCTAATCATGGAGCATATATCGGTGAGGGGCCACAAGTGAAAGCTTTTGAAAAAGAGTTTGGAGAAAAGTTTGCAGATCAATTAAATTGTGAAAATATTGTTGCTCTCAATTCTGGCACTTCAGCTTTAGAGCTCGCTTACGAGCTTGCGGATATAGGAGAGGGGGATGAAGTCGTTACTCCAGTCATGACAGCTGTTGCTACCAATTTACCTCTCCTCCATCGTAAGGCGAAAATTGTTTTTGCTGATGTTGGAGATGATTTGAATATGAGTGTTGATGATGTCAGGAGTAAAATAACTTCTAAAACCAAAGCCATAGTTTTCGTACATTTTGGTGGTAACAATAGGGGACTCAAAGAACTAGTAGAACTTGCCAAAGAGAAGAATTTAATTTTAATAGAAGATGCGGCGCAGGCTGTAGGTTCCGATTTTTGGGGTAAGGCCGATTTTACCTGTGTTTCTTTGCAAGCTATAAAAACACTTACTTCAGGCGACGGAGGTTTTTTAGTTTGTAAGGATAAAAATTTGTGTGATAAAGCCAAGCGATTACGTTGGTTTGGTTATAATAGAGAGCTGAAACAAAAAATTGGCGATACTGATATTGTAGAAGCTGGTTATAAATACCATATGAGTGATATAACGGCCTCCATAGGTAGAGGTAATTTACAATCAATAGATAGAATAATTCATCATCGCAAAAAACTTGTAGAAGAGTATAGAAAAAATGGCATCCAGGCTCACATTTGGCTTGCCACAGTGTATTCAAAGAAAAGAGATGAGCTTATAAAGTTTCTAAAAGAAAATGGTGTAAGCTCTGGTACGCATCATTATAGGAATGATAAATATACTGTCTTTGGAGGCAAAGCTGATTTACCTAATATGGATAGGCTTGAGAATGAGTATCTTTTTCTACCGTTACATCATGGTGTGACAGTGGAAGATGTGAGAAAGATTTGTGGATTTGTAAGTTCTATGTTTTAA
- a CDS encoding class I SAM-dependent methyltransferase yields the protein MKKPNHDVIVGKLDRCQISGSKNLFEAIDLGFQPSAGALLTDEGLNQPETMYSLRLMICPESGLGQLDHVVHPKLLFSTTNYVYRTGISKPLCEHLKLLTEDITKDLKLKKGSFCVDVGSNDGTLLTNFREQGMKTLGIEPTNMAKTARKENKINTIQAFFNEAVAKDVVKKYGRAEIITFTNVFAHVASLGGVMRGLKALLHKDGAVVTESQYLLDVFEGNQFDQIYHEHVRIYSLKSLVKLFPYYGMEVFDARRVKTREGSIKVYAGFKGKHKISPNVKKLLQAEEKAGLFNPKAWAKFREKVNKSKHQFLELAIKSKKEGKKIVADSCPTRGVVVVNYFGLDKTLLPYIAQLPGTEKVGKYMPGTHNPIVSNEILLKEQPDYVLILAWHFADYIIKNWKAKGLKSKFIVPLPEFKIIK from the coding sequence ATGAAAAAGCCAAATCACGATGTTATCGTGGGTAAACTGGACCGTTGTCAGATCAGCGGGTCAAAAAATCTTTTTGAGGCAATCGATCTTGGTTTTCAGCCTAGTGCCGGAGCTTTGTTAACTGACGAAGGTCTTAATCAACCGGAAACTATGTATTCTCTGCGTCTCATGATATGTCCAGAATCAGGCCTGGGACAGCTCGACCATGTTGTTCATCCTAAACTTCTTTTCTCTACTACTAACTATGTATATCGAACTGGCATATCTAAGCCGCTCTGTGAGCATTTAAAGCTTCTCACTGAAGACATTACAAAAGACCTTAAATTAAAGAAAGGCTCTTTCTGTGTCGATGTAGGGTCGAACGATGGGACACTCCTTACTAATTTTCGCGAGCAAGGGATGAAAACATTAGGAATTGAGCCTACTAATATGGCGAAGACAGCTCGAAAGGAAAATAAAATTAATACAATTCAAGCTTTTTTTAATGAAGCAGTTGCTAAAGATGTGGTGAAAAAATATGGGCGAGCGGAAATTATTACATTTACCAATGTCTTTGCTCATGTTGCGAGCCTAGGTGGAGTAATGCGGGGACTGAAAGCTCTTCTTCATAAGGATGGCGCGGTCGTTACTGAGAGCCAGTATCTTCTCGATGTGTTTGAGGGTAATCAATTTGATCAGATATATCATGAACATGTTCGCATTTATAGCCTTAAATCTTTAGTAAAGCTCTTCCCATATTATGGAATGGAAGTTTTCGATGCTAGGAGAGTGAAGACTCGCGAAGGCAGCATCAAGGTTTATGCTGGATTTAAAGGCAAACACAAAATTAGCCCGAATGTGAAAAAACTACTTCAAGCTGAAGAAAAAGCAGGGTTATTTAACCCGAAAGCTTGGGCAAAATTTAGAGAAAAAGTAAATAAAAGCAAACATCAGTTTCTTGAACTGGCTATCAAGTCCAAAAAAGAAGGTAAGAAAATTGTGGCCGACTCCTGCCCGACGAGAGGGGTGGTAGTTGTAAATTATTTTGGTCTTGATAAAACGCTTTTGCCTTACATCGCTCAATTACCAGGAACTGAAAAAGTGGGGAAATACATGCCTGGGACGCATAATCCAATTGTGAGCAATGAAATCTTACTCAAAGAGCAGCCCGATTATGTGCTTATCCTCGCTTGGCATTTCGCGGACTATATTATAAAGAATTGGAAGGCAAAGGGTCTGAAATCAAAGTTCATAGTGCCTCTCCCAGAATTCAAAATTATTAAGTAG
- a CDS encoding NAD(P)-dependent oxidoreductase: MNILVTGGAGYVGYSAVKMLARKYPQSKIIIHDNLSKSKLENVTPLLNLFPNVEMTAWESADIRDYEKFEKVLVEYKPDVVIHLAAIVDAFSTNREGKDIECTIVNQTAAIKIAEVCKKHGVKTFIYQSTVSMYSRGEDLKEDAPKEPLSTYGISKYEAEKAILQLDDENFNTCALRSATLVGYNPAFRYETIINMLCIRSIYGITTTLFESALKNPKTYLALNDEAAAIIFAMENISKMKGQAYNLTSFNTNLEDVVEEIEKNGLKARVKINKENTINQQVYTINSDKIKSIGFSPKVSLEEVIKGTLTGLQERKKENDAHFYPEGRVLNRLFRLVLTPLKSLMK, from the coding sequence ATGAATATATTAGTAACTGGTGGGGCGGGGTATGTAGGATATAGCGCGGTCAAGATGCTCGCTAGGAAATATCCCCAATCGAAAATAATAATACACGACAACCTCTCCAAAAGTAAATTGGAGAATGTCACTCCTCTCCTAAATTTATTCCCCAATGTGGAGATGACTGCCTGGGAGAGTGCTGATATAAGGGATTATGAAAAATTTGAAAAAGTACTCGTTGAATATAAACCTGATGTGGTAATTCACTTAGCCGCGATAGTAGATGCCTTTTCCACTAACAGAGAAGGGAAAGATATAGAGTGTACTATAGTAAATCAAACTGCAGCAATTAAGATTGCGGAAGTTTGTAAAAAGCATGGGGTCAAAACTTTTATTTATCAATCAACAGTCAGTATGTATAGCAGAGGAGAAGATTTAAAAGAAGATGCTCCAAAAGAACCTCTCTCGACTTACGGCATATCGAAATACGAAGCGGAGAAGGCTATCCTCCAGCTTGATGACGAGAATTTTAATACTTGCGCTTTGCGCTCTGCGACTCTCGTAGGATATAACCCTGCCTTTCGCTACGAAACAATCATTAATATGCTCTGCATCCGATCTATTTATGGCATTACCACTACTCTTTTTGAAAGTGCTTTAAAAAATCCAAAAACATATTTAGCTCTCAATGATGAAGCGGCCGCGATTATTTTTGCCATGGAAAATATTAGTAAAATGAAAGGACAGGCTTACAACTTAACTTCTTTTAATACCAATCTTGAAGATGTAGTTGAAGAGATTGAAAAGAATGGGCTGAAAGCTCGGGTTAAAATAAATAAAGAAAACACAATTAATCAACAAGTCTATACTATCAATAGTGATAAAATCAAATCTATAGGCTTTTCCCCCAAAGTAAGTTTGGAAGAGGTAATCAAGGGCACTCTCACTGGCCTCCAAGAAAGAAAGAAAGAAAATGATGCTCACTTCTACCCCGAAGGCAGAGTATTAAATCGCCTGTTTCGACTGGTGTTGACTCCATTAAAATCCTTGATGAAATAG
- a CDS encoding type II toxin-antitoxin system RelB/DinJ family antitoxin has protein sequence MNSTLSIRINKKIKKEAMNVFSKLGLDISSGVKIFLNQVINTRSIPFEPKMHYTMTPKQERWVIRQVKEAKKNSKRYTSIEELHRDILGE, from the coding sequence ATGAACTCCACTTTAAGCATTAGGATTAATAAAAAAATAAAAAAAGAGGCTATGAATGTTTTCAGTAAACTTGGCCTTGATATTTCTTCTGGAGTAAAAATATTTCTTAATCAGGTAATTAACACTCGTTCTATCCCCTTCGAACCCAAAATGCATTATACGATGACTCCAAAACAAGAAAGATGGGTGATCAGACAAGTGAAAGAAGCAAAGAAGAATAGTAAAAGATACACAAGTATAGAAGAGTTACATAGAGATATTTTGGGTGAATAA
- a CDS encoding type II toxin-antitoxin system YafQ family toxin: protein MLSVFRTKAYRKAIKKYSGSGNFNIEKVESVIKTIQKGEKLDKKYRNHDLTGKYRGIMECHIKPDLLLLYKIEKENLILILLNLGSHSDLFG from the coding sequence ATGCTTAGTGTATTTAGAACAAAAGCATATAGAAAAGCTATCAAAAAATATTCTGGATCTGGGAATTTTAATATTGAAAAAGTCGAATCTGTAATTAAAACTATTCAAAAAGGAGAAAAATTAGACAAAAAATACAGGAACCATGATTTAACAGGAAAGTACAGAGGAATAATGGAATGTCATATCAAACCAGATCTATTACTTCTTTATAAAATTGAGAAAGAAAATCTAATATTAATTTTGTTGAACTTAGGCAGTCACTCTGATTTGTTTGGGTAG
- the asnB gene encoding asparagine synthase (glutamine-hydrolyzing), producing the protein MCGIAGYIGNGGNKDKLKAMAKALERRGPDDEGFYETSSEGKKVGFAFRRLSIIDVAGGHQPISNENGDVWVMLNGEIYDFKPLREKLLNLGHQFKTQSDTEVIVHAYEEWSEECFKKLDGMFAIAIWDSKKQKLTLARDRLGKKPLYYTIQKNTGESTMWFASELKALIAVGAFKKEIDPESLNLYFRTEAVPTPKTIFKEVYKLEPATSLSFVDGKITKNKFWNYPTETIENLGAENVVEELGKRIDESVRKRLVSDVPLGLFLSGGLDSAIVAESASRQHPGLEAFTLGFEDKTYDETENAKIIAKTLGLKHHIEILSEEKALAVLEDAINLLDEPLADPSILPQLLLSKFTRENVTVALSGDGGDELLLGYQHIPAHIWRERLDFLPGAFWNMSKKILNTVPSGSGYFSLGFKTQRLARGLDLENRLERDATWRGAFDQETLQKLLKMTFGLPHQGSSLVTNEAENILKAYASETSNPESWSAWSWAYLRTFLMDDVLVKVDRATMWHSLEARAPLLDTNVVSFLLSLPDEYKLGKYRDKRLFKEILKKRLPESILNASKHGFGVPISKWLNGVLKNKLLEVSDPEFLKKQNLFDSSAIAKLIKEHAAGGKDRRKELWAFLCFQMWYIRWHIK; encoded by the coding sequence ATGTGTGGCATTGCTGGATATATTGGAAATGGAGGCAATAAAGACAAACTAAAGGCAATGGCCAAAGCGTTAGAGAGGCGTGGGCCAGATGATGAGGGGTTTTATGAGACAAGTAGTGAAGGAAAAAAGGTAGGCTTCGCTTTCAGACGACTTTCTATAATAGATGTAGCAGGAGGTCACCAGCCTATTTCAAACGAAAATGGTGATGTGTGGGTGATGTTAAATGGTGAAATTTATGACTTCAAGCCTCTGCGAGAAAAACTATTAAATTTGGGGCACCAATTTAAAACTCAATCAGACACAGAAGTTATCGTTCACGCTTACGAAGAGTGGAGTGAAGAATGTTTTAAAAAATTGGACGGGATGTTCGCCATCGCTATTTGGGACTCGAAAAAGCAAAAGTTGACTCTAGCTCGCGATAGGCTTGGTAAAAAACCTCTTTATTACACTATTCAAAAAAATACCGGGGAAAGTACAATGTGGTTTGCTTCTGAACTAAAAGCCCTGATTGCGGTGGGTGCTTTCAAAAAAGAAATTGATCCTGAGTCTTTGAATTTATATTTCAGGACTGAAGCCGTGCCGACCCCTAAAACCATCTTTAAAGAAGTTTATAAATTAGAGCCAGCCACCTCTCTTTCTTTTGTTGATGGGAAAATAACGAAAAATAAATTCTGGAACTACCCGACAGAAACCATAGAAAACTTAGGCGCAGAAAATGTAGTAGAAGAATTAGGAAAAAGGATAGATGAAAGTGTAAGAAAAAGATTGGTTTCTGACGTACCTCTAGGGCTTTTCCTTTCAGGAGGGCTTGATTCAGCGATAGTGGCAGAAAGCGCAAGTAGACAACACCCAGGGCTAGAAGCTTTCACCCTAGGATTTGAAGACAAAACTTATGACGAAACAGAGAATGCCAAAATAATAGCAAAAACTTTGGGTCTCAAACATCATATTGAGATTCTTTCAGAAGAAAAAGCTCTGGCCGTTTTAGAAGACGCAATAAATTTACTTGATGAGCCACTCGCTGACCCATCTATTTTACCCCAACTTCTACTTTCAAAATTTACTAGAGAAAATGTGACTGTCGCTCTCTCTGGAGATGGAGGCGACGAACTACTCCTCGGTTACCAACACATCCCCGCTCATATATGGAGAGAGAGATTGGATTTTCTGCCAGGAGCTTTTTGGAATATGAGTAAGAAAATTTTAAACACAGTGCCATCGGGAAGTGGCTATTTTAGTTTGGGGTTCAAAACTCAAAGACTTGCTCGCGGGCTTGATTTGGAAAACCGTCTTGAAAGAGATGCGACATGGCGAGGCGCATTTGATCAAGAAACTTTACAAAAGTTACTAAAGATGACCTTTGGGCTACCGCACCAAGGGTCATCTTTAGTAACTAACGAAGCTGAAAATATTTTAAAAGCTTACGCATCTGAAACTTCAAATCCTGAGAGTTGGTCAGCATGGAGCTGGGCATATTTAAGAACATTCCTCATGGACGACGTATTGGTGAAAGTAGATAGAGCAACCATGTGGCACTCTCTCGAAGCCCGCGCCCCACTCTTGGATACGAATGTTGTATCTTTTCTTTTGAGTTTACCCGATGAATACAAATTAGGAAAATACAGAGACAAAAGATTATTTAAAGAAATACTAAAGAAAAGATTGCCTGAATCTATTTTGAACGCCTCCAAACATGGCTTCGGTGTCCCTATTTCTAAATGGCTAAATGGGGTTCTAAAAAATAAATTGCTAGAAGTTTCTGACCCAGAATTTCTAAAAAAACAAAATTTATTTGATTCTTCAGCAATAGCAAAATTAATAAAAGAGCATGCCGCAGGTGGTAAAGATCGCCGCAAAGAACTTTGGGCCTTTTTATGTTTCCAAATGTGGTACATTAGATGGCACATAAAATAA
- a CDS encoding glycosyltransferase family 39 protein: MRYKTFLIPAFIAFLLASFYIVKSPGVIESDAKEYDDLAISILDGKFELAGEVSMEREPAYPLFRAILKIIKDSPGFILWVQAIIYFFSIFLIGLTMSKIDPEKGHFAAWGAALAYGLAFYPSVHISETLVAFLLALIGYNLMEGIEKHSWVYFVNIAIFSSFLLLTRYTYILVPIAAFFILLKYTKEKLKVYMGFLIILCLVTPWVVRNYKQFGEFNMAGRSGGILYARALRADASWRSLGDSYLSALVGRGILFTIYPNNQSIWLEQWGDWWRDKETIREMWGEGRIEIDRNRKEAAFDIIFKDFNTFAKFVAWTGVDELRLLQLPNPIFQAGGSPIEGTYGVEAQNTNLSGLKLGALGITHLIQLIWFIVVIFSTWIGFKKYGLKFLPGIFLICVLLPHSIADNIARYGAPLQPWLLSGIFMTLLYPLKTHVFKRHNTSLQ; the protein is encoded by the coding sequence ATGAGGTACAAAACATTCCTAATACCAGCTTTCATTGCCTTCCTCCTCGCCAGCTTTTATATAGTAAAAAGTCCTGGAGTAATAGAAAGTGACGCCAAAGAGTACGATGATTTGGCCATTTCCATTTTAGATGGCAAATTTGAACTAGCTGGCGAGGTCAGTATGGAAAGAGAACCGGCCTACCCCCTTTTCCGCGCTATCCTAAAAATTATAAAAGATAGTCCAGGTTTTATACTCTGGGTCCAAGCTATCATATATTTCTTCAGCATCTTTTTAATCGGCCTGACTATGAGCAAAATTGATCCTGAAAAGGGACACTTCGCTGCCTGGGGAGCAGCTCTCGCTTACGGACTAGCCTTCTACCCTTCGGTTCACATTTCTGAAACATTAGTCGCTTTCCTCCTCGCGCTCATAGGTTATAACCTTATGGAGGGGATAGAAAAACATTCTTGGGTCTATTTCGTAAATATAGCTATATTTTCTTCTTTCTTACTCCTCACTCGTTACACATATATCCTAGTGCCTATCGCAGCATTTTTTATTTTATTGAAATACACCAAAGAGAAACTAAAAGTTTATATGGGTTTTCTGATAATTTTATGCCTTGTTACTCCTTGGGTGGTGAGAAATTATAAACAGTTTGGTGAATTTAATATGGCCGGTCGCTCTGGCGGCATACTTTATGCAAGAGCTTTGAGAGCTGACGCTTCCTGGCGAAGCTTAGGCGATAGTTACCTCTCTGCTTTAGTAGGTCGGGGTATATTATTTACAATCTATCCGAATAATCAATCCATCTGGCTTGAACAGTGGGGAGATTGGTGGAGAGACAAAGAAACCATAAGAGAAATGTGGGGTGAAGGCCGTATTGAAATAGATAGGAATAGAAAAGAGGCCGCTTTCGATATTATTTTTAAAGATTTTAATACTTTTGCAAAGTTTGTAGCTTGGACTGGAGTCGACGAATTACGCTTGCTCCAATTACCAAACCCCATCTTTCAAGCAGGAGGTTCACCTATCGAAGGTACTTATGGGGTCGAGGCTCAAAATACCAACCTCTCTGGTTTAAAATTGGGAGCTCTCGGTATCACTCATCTAATCCAATTAATTTGGTTTATAGTCGTTATATTTAGTACATGGATTGGATTTAAAAAATACGGACTGAAATTCCTACCAGGAATTTTCCTGATTTGTGTACTCCTACCTCACAGTATCGCCGACAATATCGCTAGGTACGGAGCTCCATTGCAACCATGGCTCCTTTCTGGTATTTTTATGACGCTTTTATACCCACTAAAAACACATGTCTTTAAGCGTCATAATACCAGCCTTCAATGA
- a CDS encoding glycosyltransferase family 2 protein gives MSLSVIIPAFNEENAIADTIKRIQNLGRKENREIEIIVVNDGSSDTTAEIARSSGAKVIDHPENGGYGLSIQHGIEVASHSLIGITDADGTYPIEEFPKLIQMVEVQGFDMAVGARTGSEHKKGLFKYPARIMFRLLAEYVSGRRIPDINSGLRVMKKDKLLMHYERTCLGFSFTTSITLIFMLKGYFVGYTPIPYAKRVGNSKIRHFRDTLRTAQIMISVIAHHNPLKLFLLLSMMSTLFSLVCFAIGTTTTFYLFSVIGSVLIGGVPIILALGCLAELFRLSSDKGI, from the coding sequence ATGTCTTTAAGCGTCATAATACCAGCCTTCAATGAAGAGAACGCTATCGCCGATACTATTAAGCGTATCCAAAATCTAGGAAGGAAAGAAAATAGAGAAATAGAAATCATAGTGGTTAACGATGGTAGTAGCGACACAACAGCGGAAATCGCTAGAAGCTCTGGGGCTAAAGTGATAGATCACCCAGAAAATGGGGGCTATGGCCTCTCAATTCAACATGGCATAGAAGTTGCTTCTCACTCCCTCATAGGCATTACCGATGCAGATGGCACCTACCCAATAGAAGAATTCCCCAAGTTAATTCAAATGGTCGAGGTGCAAGGCTTCGATATGGCAGTAGGAGCAAGGACAGGGAGTGAACACAAAAAAGGGTTATTTAAATATCCGGCCAGGATAATGTTTCGCCTCCTTGCCGAATATGTTTCCGGTCGACGAATTCCAGATATAAATTCCGGGCTTCGAGTGATGAAGAAGGATAAACTTTTGATGCATTACGAAAGAACTTGTCTTGGTTTTTCCTTCACTACCTCTATCACCCTCATTTTTATGCTCAAGGGATATTTCGTGGGCTATACTCCGATTCCATATGCTAAAAGAGTAGGTAACTCGAAAATCCGTCACTTCAGGGACACATTACGCACTGCTCAAATCATGATCTCTGTCATTGCACACCACAATCCCCTGAAACTTTTTTTGCTTCTCTCCATGATGAGCACTCTATTTTCCTTGGTATGTTTTGCCATTGGCACCACAACCACATTTTATTTGTTTTCAGTGATCGGCTCTGTCCTCATCGGCGGCGTGCCCATCATCCTCGCCCTCGGCTGCCTTGCCGAACTCTTTCGCCTTAGTAGCGACAAAGGTATCTAA
- a CDS encoding serine hydrolase, whose product MHQILNYKNMFLGSLLVLFGWFGNIYLEQRGVIGEASSIPVREDSTEYKYINPFLFLDNAEEDFPELDPLKNQVSKYIDEAMEKGEAEKTSFYFRDMNTSKWTGVNEDELYAPASMLKVAIMVVYLKLAKDDPSILNQKFYYKQEDYPGQFYKSKTFPDGLYSASDLIKQMIVNSDNVIAPLLVKGHSNEILDFYKHLRLPETAKLGEDFLSAKLYSRIFRVLYNGTYLPRSISEQALQLLTYTNFDKGLRQGVPEDVVIAHKFGESGLYKDGAWNYHELHDCGIVYLPKKPYFICIMTKGSDFKNLEKIIGDISKITFEYQKE is encoded by the coding sequence ATGCACCAGATATTAAATTATAAAAATATGTTCCTCGGTAGCTTACTCGTTCTTTTTGGTTGGTTCGGGAATATTTATTTAGAGCAGAGGGGGGTTATCGGAGAAGCATCGTCTATACCGGTAAGAGAGGATTCAACAGAATATAAATATATAAATCCTTTTCTATTTCTAGACAATGCTGAAGAAGATTTTCCAGAACTTGATCCTCTGAAAAACCAAGTCTCTAAATACATAGATGAGGCTATGGAGAAGGGAGAGGCAGAGAAAACATCTTTTTATTTTAGAGACATGAATACTAGTAAGTGGACCGGTGTGAACGAAGATGAACTATATGCTCCCGCCAGTATGTTGAAAGTGGCCATAATGGTGGTGTATCTCAAACTAGCCAAAGACGATCCAAGTATCTTAAATCAGAAATTCTATTATAAACAGGAAGATTATCCTGGGCAGTTTTATAAATCCAAAACTTTTCCTGATGGTCTTTACAGTGCTTCTGATCTTATCAAGCAAATGATAGTAAATTCCGATAATGTCATAGCTCCACTTTTAGTTAAAGGACATTCGAATGAAATATTAGATTTCTATAAACATTTGCGTTTGCCTGAAACGGCTAAACTGGGTGAAGATTTTTTGTCTGCCAAACTCTATTCCCGTATATTTAGAGTCTTATACAATGGCACCTATTTGCCTAGATCGATTTCGGAGCAAGCTCTTCAATTACTCACTTACACCAATTTCGATAAAGGTTTAAGGCAGGGGGTGCCGGAAGATGTAGTGATAGCTCACAAATTTGGTGAGAGTGGTCTTTATAAAGATGGCGCATGGAATTACCATGAATTGCACGATTGCGGCATAGTTTATTTACCCAAAAAACCTTATTTTATTTGTATCATGACCAAAGGTTCCGATTTTAAAAATCTGGAGAAAATTATTGGTGATATTTCCAAAATTACTTTTGAATATCAAAAAGAATAG